Proteins encoded by one window of Melanotaenia boesemani isolate fMelBoe1 chromosome 10, fMelBoe1.pri, whole genome shotgun sequence:
- the ccdc113 gene encoding coiled-coil domain-containing protein 113 isoform X2: MFIKNTLYTNAALLAETDMLERFIGHLDPQDLEAGGDGVWPAGGSQPDGGGVGWRQKSRSNLTDCFQLTLQQKLYVARREVTEAQREQEKLKEDYEAIQASYKASMKEAELRVAETRKAKNEFERRFLRFIKDNKQDMKEPEKMLQYVEDKFKVTQLEKFNLKNQTLRAQEKKLLQQIKQKKEMGKAEYEVFFQEYSEPINNQNLDELQMNSIKVQQMLRSHKEKLQAVALELMDLTTEITNRNQMLDKLEEEIQHAEKGRLKAETLNQHLRKQLADYEAPDIIEYVQAKDKHKRLQQSIHTWERKVGIAEMALKTHTREWSKYRATLTPASSGMSGTRSGEHQIPVKLPNIAKHNS; encoded by the exons ATGTTTATAAAAAACACTTT GTATACCAATGCAGCCCTCTTGGCAGAGACTGACATGCTTGAACGCTTCATTGGCCACCTGGATCCACAGGACCTGGAGGCTGGTGGGGATGGTGTATGGCCAGCAGGAGGCTCCCAGCCGGACGGTGGT GGTGTTGGCTGGAGGCAGAAGTCCCGCTCTAACCTGACAGACTGCTTTCAGCTAACGTTGCAGCAAAAGCTTTATGTGGCACGTAGAGAAGTAACAGAAGCACAGCGAGAGCAGGAGAAACTCAAAGAGGATTACGAAGCAATTCAAGCCAGCTACAAG GCCTCTATGAAAGAAGCAGAGTTGCGTGTAGCTGAAACCAGGAAGGCCAAGAATGAGTTTGAACGCAGATTcctcagatttataaaagacaacaaacaagaCATGAAGGAGCCAGAGAAGATGCTCCAGTATGTTGAAGACAAATTCAAG GTCACCCAGCTGGAGAAGTTTAATCTGAAGAACCAAACACTAAGGGCCCAAGAGAAGAAGCTCCTGCAGcagatcaaacagaaaaaagagatgGGAAAAGCAGAGTATGAG GTATTTTTCCAGGAGTACAGTGAACCTATAAATAACCAAAACCTTGATGAACTTCAGATGAACAGCATTAAAGTACAACAGATGCTTCGCTCACATAAg GAGAAGCTGCAGGCTGTTGCATTGGAGTTAATGGACTTGACCACTGAAATCACCAACAGGAATCAAATGCTTGATAAACTTGAGGAGGAAATTCAGCATGCTGAGAAG GGTCGTTTAAAGGCAGAGACCCTCAACCAACATCTGCGAAAGCAGCTCGCAGATTATGAGGCTCCTGATATCATCGAGTATGTTCAGGCCAAGGACAAACATAAGAGGCTGCAGCAGAGCATTCACACCTGGGAAAGAAAAGTTGGGATTGCCGAg ATGGCCTTGAAGACTCACACCAGAGAGTGGAGCAAATACAGAGCCACTTTGACTCCCGCAAGCAGTGGTATGTCTGGAACAAGATCTGGGGAACACCAAATTCCGGTCAAGCTCCCAAATATAGCAAAACACAACTCTTAG
- the ccdc113 gene encoding coiled-coil domain-containing protein 113 isoform X1: MENELSLMEEKDKITEEQKELIFNRVEELKYTNAALLAETDMLERFIGHLDPQDLEAGGDGVWPAGGSQPDGGGVGWRQKSRSNLTDCFQLTLQQKLYVARREVTEAQREQEKLKEDYEAIQASYKASMKEAELRVAETRKAKNEFERRFLRFIKDNKQDMKEPEKMLQYVEDKFKVTQLEKFNLKNQTLRAQEKKLLQQIKQKKEMGKAEYEVFFQEYSEPINNQNLDELQMNSIKVQQMLRSHKEKLQAVALELMDLTTEITNRNQMLDKLEEEIQHAEKGRLKAETLNQHLRKQLADYEAPDIIEYVQAKDKHKRLQQSIHTWERKVGIAEMALKTHTREWSKYRATLTPASSGMSGTRSGEHQIPVKLPNIAKHNS, from the exons ATGGAGAACGAGCTTTCGTTGatggaagaaaaagacaagatCACTGAAGAGCAGAAAGAACTCATTTTTAACCGCGTGGAAGAGCTAAA GTATACCAATGCAGCCCTCTTGGCAGAGACTGACATGCTTGAACGCTTCATTGGCCACCTGGATCCACAGGACCTGGAGGCTGGTGGGGATGGTGTATGGCCAGCAGGAGGCTCCCAGCCGGACGGTGGT GGTGTTGGCTGGAGGCAGAAGTCCCGCTCTAACCTGACAGACTGCTTTCAGCTAACGTTGCAGCAAAAGCTTTATGTGGCACGTAGAGAAGTAACAGAAGCACAGCGAGAGCAGGAGAAACTCAAAGAGGATTACGAAGCAATTCAAGCCAGCTACAAG GCCTCTATGAAAGAAGCAGAGTTGCGTGTAGCTGAAACCAGGAAGGCCAAGAATGAGTTTGAACGCAGATTcctcagatttataaaagacaacaaacaagaCATGAAGGAGCCAGAGAAGATGCTCCAGTATGTTGAAGACAAATTCAAG GTCACCCAGCTGGAGAAGTTTAATCTGAAGAACCAAACACTAAGGGCCCAAGAGAAGAAGCTCCTGCAGcagatcaaacagaaaaaagagatgGGAAAAGCAGAGTATGAG GTATTTTTCCAGGAGTACAGTGAACCTATAAATAACCAAAACCTTGATGAACTTCAGATGAACAGCATTAAAGTACAACAGATGCTTCGCTCACATAAg GAGAAGCTGCAGGCTGTTGCATTGGAGTTAATGGACTTGACCACTGAAATCACCAACAGGAATCAAATGCTTGATAAACTTGAGGAGGAAATTCAGCATGCTGAGAAG GGTCGTTTAAAGGCAGAGACCCTCAACCAACATCTGCGAAAGCAGCTCGCAGATTATGAGGCTCCTGATATCATCGAGTATGTTCAGGCCAAGGACAAACATAAGAGGCTGCAGCAGAGCATTCACACCTGGGAAAGAAAAGTTGGGATTGCCGAg ATGGCCTTGAAGACTCACACCAGAGAGTGGAGCAAATACAGAGCCACTTTGACTCCCGCAAGCAGTGGTATGTCTGGAACAAGATCTGGGGAACACCAAATTCCGGTCAAGCTCCCAAATATAGCAAAACACAACTCTTAG
- the ccdc113 gene encoding coiled-coil domain-containing protein 113 isoform X3 produces the protein MENELSLMEEKDKITEEQKELIFNRVEELKYTNAALLAETDMLERFIGHLDPQDLEAGGDGVWPAGGSQPDGGASMKEAELRVAETRKAKNEFERRFLRFIKDNKQDMKEPEKMLQYVEDKFKVTQLEKFNLKNQTLRAQEKKLLQQIKQKKEMGKAEYEVFFQEYSEPINNQNLDELQMNSIKVQQMLRSHKEKLQAVALELMDLTTEITNRNQMLDKLEEEIQHAEKGRLKAETLNQHLRKQLADYEAPDIIEYVQAKDKHKRLQQSIHTWERKVGIAEMALKTHTREWSKYRATLTPASSGMSGTRSGEHQIPVKLPNIAKHNS, from the exons ATGGAGAACGAGCTTTCGTTGatggaagaaaaagacaagatCACTGAAGAGCAGAAAGAACTCATTTTTAACCGCGTGGAAGAGCTAAA GTATACCAATGCAGCCCTCTTGGCAGAGACTGACATGCTTGAACGCTTCATTGGCCACCTGGATCCACAGGACCTGGAGGCTGGTGGGGATGGTGTATGGCCAGCAGGAGGCTCCCAGCCGGACGGTGGT GCCTCTATGAAAGAAGCAGAGTTGCGTGTAGCTGAAACCAGGAAGGCCAAGAATGAGTTTGAACGCAGATTcctcagatttataaaagacaacaaacaagaCATGAAGGAGCCAGAGAAGATGCTCCAGTATGTTGAAGACAAATTCAAG GTCACCCAGCTGGAGAAGTTTAATCTGAAGAACCAAACACTAAGGGCCCAAGAGAAGAAGCTCCTGCAGcagatcaaacagaaaaaagagatgGGAAAAGCAGAGTATGAG GTATTTTTCCAGGAGTACAGTGAACCTATAAATAACCAAAACCTTGATGAACTTCAGATGAACAGCATTAAAGTACAACAGATGCTTCGCTCACATAAg GAGAAGCTGCAGGCTGTTGCATTGGAGTTAATGGACTTGACCACTGAAATCACCAACAGGAATCAAATGCTTGATAAACTTGAGGAGGAAATTCAGCATGCTGAGAAG GGTCGTTTAAAGGCAGAGACCCTCAACCAACATCTGCGAAAGCAGCTCGCAGATTATGAGGCTCCTGATATCATCGAGTATGTTCAGGCCAAGGACAAACATAAGAGGCTGCAGCAGAGCATTCACACCTGGGAAAGAAAAGTTGGGATTGCCGAg ATGGCCTTGAAGACTCACACCAGAGAGTGGAGCAAATACAGAGCCACTTTGACTCCCGCAAGCAGTGGTATGTCTGGAACAAGATCTGGGGAACACCAAATTCCGGTCAAGCTCCCAAATATAGCAAAACACAACTCTTAG